The stretch of DNA TCGACTCCGTAGTGGATGTGTTCTACGGTCACGGCCTGGAACTCGTCTCACGCCTCGACGATGACGGCGAGGTGACCGCGACGATCGACAATCGGCGCGTCGCGTCGATCCGGCTCCGCCTCGACACACCCGCCAGCGCGGCCTTCTTCAATGTCAGCACGGGGCTTCGCATTGATCTGCTCTTCGACTTTCCCATGCCCGCAGCCGACCTCGTGGCGCGCGCGACGCGCCTCAAGATTCGCGGACAGCCACTGCTGATCGCGTCTGAGCACGACCTTCTGCGTTTGAAGCGAACGGCTGCGGCGGCGCGCTCAGTCCCGGGTGACGCGGACGATATCGCCTTCCTGGAGTCGCGGAAGCAGCGGCGGCCTGGCGACCGGGACCCGGCAAAGATCAGAAGCGAACACTGAACGGGAACCGGGGAATACGGCCCTCCGTCATATACCTTGCGTGACCAGATATATGGCTATACCATCCTGCTATGGACGCTGACCAGAGCCGCGACGGCGCGCGGAAAAGCATCGAGCGGGAGCTGAAACGGGGCACGCTGGAGTTAATCGTGCTGCACCTGCTGGCCCCGGGCGAGGCCTACGGGTACGAGATCGTCTCCACGCTCACCGCACAGAGCGATGGCGCCCTGACGGTGACAGACGGCACGTTGTATCCGGTGCTGTATCGCCTGGAACGGGCCGGATTCGTCCAGGTGCGGTGGGACACACCCGACCGCGGCGTGCCCCGCAAGTACTACCGGCTCACCCCGGCTGGCCGCACCGAACTGGCCCAGCTGGAACACGAATGGACCACCTTTGCCACGGCAATGGCGAAGCTGCTAGGCAACGAGAGGAGCTGACCGTGACCCCGTTTGATAGCTATGTCGAGCAAGTACTCGATCGCATCCCTCATCACCTGCCGTTGCGTGCCGAGGTGGCCCAGGACCTGAGGAGCACGTTCGCCGATCGACAGGCCCTCGGCCAGAGCGCCGAAGAGGCCATT from Acidobacteriota bacterium encodes:
- a CDS encoding helix-turn-helix transcriptional regulator; protein product: MDADQSRDGARKSIERELKRGTLELIVLHLLAPGEAYGYEIVSTLTAQSDGALTVTDGTLYPVLYRLERAGFVQVRWDTPDRGVPRKYYRLTPAGRTELAQLEHEWTTFATAMAKLLGNERS